Part of the Scomber japonicus isolate fScoJap1 chromosome 6, fScoJap1.pri, whole genome shotgun sequence genome, ACTGCACACCAGGGGCTACACTAGTCGGGGGACCCACGCTCTGAATGGGCCTCAGCTGGTTTATCCTGAGAGGACCCTGTGTGACCCCTCCAGTTGTAGGAGCTTGAGTCAGGATCTGTAGGGGCACTCCTGCagaagggatggagagagagggactgGCAGGTACCACTTGGGGGAAAGAGATGGTGGAGGAAGGTTGGATGGAGGAGACTGGAACCAGCTGAGGCATAGAGAGGGGGACTAACTGTGCTGGTGTGGCGCCTTTGCCCTGCGGGACTGGGACCACTTGAGTTGGGGAAGAGATGGAAATAACTTGCGGTCCCTGGATTTTGCTGGGTGTGGGGTTTATGGTATGTTCTCCCAGTTGGTGAGTCACTCGCTGTGGGAGCTGATTACTGGGAGGCTGTGAGATAGACACTATGGTTGTAGCACCTTCAGCCAGCGTGGTTGAAGCACCCTGCTGCTGGTGTGCCAGTCTGTCATCTGTGTTCATTGTCTGGGGGTTTTGGAATGGAGGAGGTGGTGAAGTGAGGGGGGATACTGGGACCAACTGGGGGCACTGGGAAACGTGGGGTCCTGAAGAGTGCTGAACAAGCTGGGACACTGGTATACCCTGGATGGAGGGCACAACCTGGGGCAGGGAGAAGACCTGAGGGGTGGCGTGGCTGGAGGAAACCACAGTGCTAGATGGGGTTAACTGGGAGCCGGCAGTGGCAAAGACAACATACTCGCCTTGCTGACTGGGAAGAGACATGGCAGGGCTGGAGATGACCATGCCTGCTGACGACATAGAGCCTGGGAGTGTGAGGGACTCCTGGCGTTGGGTGTTTTGTGTTAAGACCAATGAAGGGAGGCTGGATGGGGAGGACAGAGTGGGTGAAGAGGGAGATAAAGATGACGAAGAGGAAGACATTGTCTGGCTGCTGCCTTCTGATTTGGTCACCATTTCGTCAGGGACAGTGATGAAATCCAGAGCGTTGCCACCGTCTGTCTTTGTTTGCATAGGAAGAGAGATGATTGATGGTGGGTTTGAGACTGGTGTGGTGTTCGTGCTAAGAACAACTGCTGGAAGACTGTGTGGTTTGGCCTCCATGGCTGAAACCTCCTGCTCGGCCACAGAAAcgacttgctgctgctgctgctgctgctgctgctgctgatgcacACTGATACTTTGTTTGGTTATAACCTGAGCCCCGTTAAGTATCAAAGGAGAGTTGGGAACAGGACTCAGTGTGACTGTCTGGCAATCACCCAAGCTTAGCCCGTTGATTATGACACCAGCTCCAGTACTGGAAATCAGGGAATTTCCATTGAGTAGTAATGGTTGCGAGGCTGTGAGGAAACCGCTGGAGCCATTGAGGATGAGCTGGCCTCCTGTGCTGCAAgggactgcagagagagagatgatggagGCTGTGGAGCCACCAGTCTCGTCCGGTTTGTCAGGGGTGTCGTCCATCATGCTTGCCTCATCCTCAGTGCTGTGGTTTCCATCAGATTCACTGAAACAGCAGAACAACAAAGGATTCAAATAAAAGGCAGATGTGTGTCGTTTGAGGGGTTTTTGAGGGTAGGGCACAAGAATAAATCCTCCTCAGTGCTTAAATTGAACATAcctaaacataaacacaagcTATGTATTGTCTTTGAGGTTAACTTTGCACAAATAAACCACAACAGAACTGTAAATAGAAACCAGTTTCAGTATTTGTTTGATTTCTTCGATTTTAGTCAAAAGGACTttattagagctgcaacgataTGACAATTGACTGAATAATAATCAGCAAGATTTTGATAATCTTTTagttgttttgagtcattttttatagAATAAAggccaaattctctgattccagttttttaaatgtgaatattttctgctttattaAGTCTTCTATGACAATAAACTaggaaaaaatttaaaaaaaagaaaaataaccaacaggttaatcaataataaaaataactgttagttgcagccatagtctttaagcttctttttttaaattataaacaaagacaattaatataaatgtgttgttttggacACAAGACTTTACATGTTGGTATCTAGttcaacacacatttttgcatgtgtgtttgtccacCAGTGTGTTGAGTAGATTATTCAGTGGTTAAATTGTGGTATGCTTGCAAAGATATCAACCCATCAGATTTATTATTAACCCTTCTCGTCCTTTTCTGGCTCTCTTCAACAACCACATTCTGCAGTTTATCAGTATGAAACTCTCTCTGTCCAGACAGGATCACAAAACTGGATCTAATTCCTAGGAACTGTTTTTAGCCTGTTGTGTGTTAGGAAGTACAGCTGCCTGGTCGTCCGTAAAGATTGACCGTCTGCCAGACCACCACAAAGCCTGAAGTCTGATAAGATAAAACTGCTCTGCTCCTTCTTATCTCCTCACaatcctccccctccctctttgcATGATGTGATTTCAGTCTGTGTGAAAACAATTAAGGAGTTTTTTGAATCCCTCCTCCCATCTTCACCTTCCCTGATATAAGTATTTAACCTCGACTAGCCCGGCTCTGCAGGGCCCATGCAGCGGTGCAGGGTTTCAGGAAATCTGATGGTGGGGGCCTGGATCTCACATTTCATAACAAAGCAACATGCTCTTGGTCTCAGACCTGTGTGGCTTCACTGCTGTCAGAAGTCAGCTCCTCTGTCCTTATTCTCAGTGGATGcagcactttgtttttgttaggTCAGTTCATTTGAGGTGCAGAGTGTTCACACTTGTTTCTGTGGGCTGTGCAGGCCTGTAGTGCTTTGTTTAGCACTACGGTTTCAGTGTCAAGGATAATTCAGAGTTACTGTTGTCATGAAACACAATACAAAGAAACAAAGTGCtctcaaataaacaaattaaactcTAAAGCAGCTTTTGCTTTGACTATGACTTATGGAtgtgatcaaatctgagctAGAAATCAGTGtaatgtgtgaaatatgtgtGCAGGGTTTGTGTTGGGGTGCCTTGCCTCTTGCTCTGGGTCCCGGACGGGGTCCTGTCCCTCTGCCTGCGGTTCTTGAACCAGTTGCTGACCTGTGTGAGGGACAGTCCGGTAACTTTGGCCAGGTTTTTCTTCTCGTCTGGAGTCGGGTACCTGTTGCTCTTGTAGCACTCCTTCAGCGCGTTGCGGGACTTCTCTTTGAAGCAGTACACAGTCTCCTCTCCGTCCCAGATGGTTTTGGGTAAGGGGAACTTCTTCCTGAGCCGGTACTTGTCCACGGCGCCCAGGCTGCGGCCCCGGGACCTCTCCGCCTCCTTGTAGCGGGCTTTCAGGTACAGGTCCTGCAGGAACCCGTGGTTAGACGGATGGAAGTCGTGGCTGTCCAGGATGGCGTACAGCTCCTTGAATTCCTCCCGGTGGAAAGCCACCAGAGCCTGGGCCTTCAGCAGGGTCTCGTTGCCACGTAGCAGCTCGGACGAAGGAGGTATGGTGGATAGAAACCTCCACAGGCGATCCACATTGCCCGCCTGCAGAAGGGCCTCGCACAGACATGATACTTGGTCAGTGGAAAAACTCAGAGCCGACTTCTGGAAACTTTGGAGTAATTGTTCGGAATCTTGCAGCGGATCTTTCTCGTCTTTGTATTCAGATGCCGCTGGCTCCTCTGGGCTGTTCTCAGATTGTTCTGTAGACTCCAAAGACAAGGAAGccatttttactttaacttttttttcctccagtagttcctcctcctcccctctctctccctccctcccattctCCGCCAACCGACCAAACCACGAATGTGCCTGCAGACTACCAGCAGCTACGCCCCCTTTTTACCAACCTCATTTAATCTCTTTGTTCAAAGTTACTTCCAACTGCTGTGAGATAGACACTATGCACCAATATTACAAAATGTCTCTACAATACAAGGATAATAACTCCATGTGGAAAATCTCTCATTCTACACATATTAACTGTGCATGGTTTATATGGGTTAAACAAGAGTCATAAATATTTTGAGCTTGTGAAATGGTttgtgaataataataatgtaataaagttttGCAGATGTAGCAgtgttttgtgcatgtgtggaaAAGTTTTGTACACATATAAAAATTTgcacatttataaaaatgtaattgtagaaatatgttgtgcatgtgtgtaaaatTTCGTGCATACAGATATAATTTGCAcatgtgcaaaaatgtaaatgtggctGTAGAAATGTTATTCAAATGTGTGCAAAAATATTTCCAACAGTGAggtttcacatacacacatttccttCAACTACAAAACTttttacacacatgcaccaaaCATTTCTACAGCTGCAGAACTttattacacatacacaaactatTTCACAAAGCTCAGTTGTatactattatttatttgattccATGTGCTTGTTCCCAGGATCGTGGATcatatgtatgtaacatgtatgtttGAAGATTTTTAGATGTTTATAATTAGAAGAAAGTATAACACATCTGTTCTGTGGTTGCACAAAGAGTGTCACATTTTGGAAAGACTTTGAGATTTTCACACTAACCCATAACGGCACTATTTTGAACTTTTAAAAGCCGTTGCTGTCTTTCATTGTGTCATCAACATTTTGCTACCACACTTATAATAAATGTTGTTTGTCCTTGTTTGTGTCACAGTGTGACAgtcaccaaaaaaaaatgtttttgttcgCATACAATGATTATACAGTATCTTATCTTAATTATATATTGTGCAAATCAATACCTGCAATTATAATTGAGGAGAAAATACAATCACTTCATTTGAATGTAAAGATGACAATGTATGCACTATTTTGAACTCTTTTACTTTactggggatttttttttaccataaagCTATTATTTTTGAgtttctttaatttgtcaccatttttttctttatattattgTGCTAAATAATATATTAGCACTACCAAAGTAAAGTAGAGTTTGCTGATTTGCTGTTGGGTAAAATCATTTCACAcactatttatttctttttaagttACAAATCATGAACCTGCATCCAACTGCAAAGTTTGACACTTGATTTTACAAAAGTACAATTTTGAAATACTTACTTCAATacttttatgttatgttactgCTACTCTACTCCATCTCAGAGGGCATTTATTTAACTAATTACTAGATTTTTACAAACAAACTCAGTTATTATTAGCTCCACCCAGATcagctgcaacattaaaatatttattaatacatCAGAAAAAATTATATGAACTGTTTGAAAAGGACAATTGTGCATAATGTGTACTTTTACATTTGCTGCATTTTTATGTAATCTGGTTCTGGTTGGTTATAAATCCCATGAATGTAAACTCTTATGTTATTTTGCTCTCTTTATTTTGCTGTTCCAGCCTTTCTTATTTTGTTGAATCTTTCTTTTCATCAAGCTATTGGTAGGACTGCTATGTCATTGTTCATACATGTTATaggtaaaacaaaacaaaacaacaacaccaaaaatcaataaacaataacacattattattgtgaaaatatAACTGCACCAGCTACAACACATATATTGATTCCTTTTTAATGGTATATCACTAGATTCCTGTAAAATATAAACCACAGTGCGCAACGTTTGCTGATGGTGATCTGATAGCATGTTAAGTCTCAGACTGTTAATTTAGACTGTAAAACTGTTTAAATTTCATATCAGGGATTAGTTTTAACTCTGATGATCCCTGCTAGAATTTGAGGTCAGGCATTGCTGCAATGCAATTACTCTCAGTAAATATCATTAAGTCAACACTAATTTGCACTGGTGGCAATGCAACAGAGAGGTACTGTGTTTGTTAGAAGTTCATTGTGCACATTATTTTTTCCAGGGATTAACAAACCTAAGTAAAGTCTACACTAAATGAAACCAAAAATGAGATGCTTATTGTTTTTCAGATAAAGGTCTCAGGACaagttcagaaaatgaatgatttattttgatttttgtcCCCTCTTTTATAAAGATATAAACTGAaaagttatattttaatgtgaagtcTTTAAACTGAACCACAGACATAATAAATTGTGCATTAGACAGATATTACCACATTCTTTATGATATAATACAGTATACGCATACCACACATTCAAGAGTGTGACCAGCAGACGAGGTGTGAACGAGGCCAGGCAGGTTTGAAGACCTCTATTTCCATCAACAGCCATAAGAATGTAATCTTGGCTGTCGGGCTGTAGACTTGTCTCAGCCCCCCTCCTGTCTGGTGTTTGTTTGTAGCTCACCACTGTCTTTGATCTTCATTTTCTGCCCATACATGCTCTAGTCTGCTTTATATGCTTGAGGAAGACTATGGTTTAGTATAGGGAGTCCATGATAAAAGATTAGGTTTGTTTTTAGACAGCtttctaatattttaatttgtattcTATCAAACTGCAGcaggacaaaataaaaaagaaataagacagTTTTCTGGGAATTTACTAATGGAGTATTCACAACTgacaaatcaaacatattttagtCTCAAATTATCCATAACACACAATAAGCCTGCATGTTTTTCAGTACATTAAAGGATAGATTCACAATTCTCAAGTCAGctgtccatatgaacactgacacagaggTTTCCCTTGCTGTgacctttcctcctcttcatactggTTGTTAAAAggtccccttcaaatgtgctttcaatgtaagtgatggaggctAAAGTCTatagtgtgtccacacagtcattttgtgcaaaaatacatttaaaagtttagctgaagcttatatgaggcttcagaaGTCTGAGTTtgagtcatatcaagtggatatctgccacatttacttTACTATTTTTGGCATCAAActccctctttctgtttcctcagacatagttttcctgttgagctgtggtcaatcaatcgatcaatcaatcaagctttatttatatagcctaTTTCATACAGGCTAGcgtagctcaaagtgctttacaattgATTGACAAGcagataataagacagaacaagtgacaacataaaacaaaaggaataaaaatgacgagaacaaaaacaaaagacaaattaaaagacaaaaatgtgatCAATGCACgcaagagaaataaataaataaaaaataaaagagaataagagaatAAAGTGAAActagattaaaaagacagaagaaaggtaaaatgaaattaaagagaTAAAGTTTTAAGATTAGGATACTAAGATTATTTCCTTTCACTATACTACACATCTATGGTTTTAGACTGAAGGATAGCGCCATCGTGTGGTCACCTAAAAGCGGTCGTTTTTAATCTTGTCTGACGATTGGTTACTAATTGTGTCATTCTACTGATGTGCCCGCCTCTTTCTTTCGTATCGCAACGCCATTGGCTAAACTCCTTTACTCCTCGATATGATTGGTGGTTTCCATGTTGGAGGGCGAGTAGAAAGCACTAGAACTGGGCGTAGCAGGAAGCGCTTACAGTCTTCAGATTCAACCACGCAGCGAGGCTTGTTGCAccattttattttcaacataAACATATAACGTAATGTTCATGTATGTATCAGTGGCCCGGCGTTAAAATCATAATACAGATACGGACGGCAGTTTTTACAGGATTTCTAACTACCATCGAGGGAAAATAAACGTACTTGTAAGTAACTATGGCAACCTTTTTGTGGTAGCTAATGTGATTGTTTCTGCAGGCtagcaacacaaacagcagctaatattaaatttaaactagCATCCTTGATAAATAGAGTAaacctgagagagaaagatggtCCTACACATAAGTAACATGTAATTTCAATACTGTGGGATGATGTGCTAATGTAAAATACAGACATAGCAAACAAGTAACTTCT contains:
- the six5 gene encoding homeobox protein SIX5; its protein translation is MASLSLESTEQSENSPEEPAASEYKDEKDPLQDSEQLLQSFQKSALSFSTDQVSCLCEALLQAGNVDRLWRFLSTIPPSSELLRGNETLLKAQALVAFHREEFKELYAILDSHDFHPSNHGFLQDLYLKARYKEAERSRGRSLGAVDKYRLRKKFPLPKTIWDGEETVYCFKEKSRNALKECYKSNRYPTPDEKKNLAKVTGLSLTQVSNWFKNRRQRDRTPSGTQSKSESDGNHSTEDEASMMDDTPDKPDETGGSTASIISLSAVPCSTGGQLILNGSSGFLTASQPLLLNGNSLISSTGAGVIINGLSLGDCQTVTLSPVPNSPLILNGAQVITKQSISQQVVSVAEQEVSAMEAKPHSLPAVVLSTNTTPVSNPPSIISLPMQTKTDGGNALDFITVPDEMVTKSEGSSQTMSSSSSSLSPSSPTLSSPSSLPSLVLTQNTQRQESLTLPGSMSSAGMVISSPAMSLPSQQGEYVVFATAGSQLTPSSTVVSSSHATPQVFSLPQVVPSIQGIPVSQLVQHSSGPHVSQCPQLVPVSPLTSPPPPFQNPQTMNTDDRLAHQQQGASTTLAEGATTIVSISQPPSNQLPQRVTHQLGEHTINPTPSKIQGPQVISISSPTQVVPVPQGKGATPAQLVPLSMPQLVPVSSIQPSSTISFPQVVPASPSLSIPSAGVPLQILTQAPTTGGVTQGPLRINQLRPIQSVGPPTSVAPGVQLLNSGIIQLPSASPGNLLLGGSPYLSVQQGKLILTIPAGIQLTSLPLKPVPDPSPISANGLSPVLTPSTIAVASQPSTTSSQIPIGLTTSPLNFINSSPPYCAAETGISISQTPAIPSPNQLDHSVTSTTPNTLIPESMLTLSPMYSGVMPNTQLSQPAWSPVPLSTSASLTLFDVRGKGDLPVDPALLGLPGGESLLLGSPSPEQDVEASSPLGNPEEMDGDSKILTQLQSVPVDDELGL